The following proteins are co-located in the Pirellulales bacterium genome:
- a CDS encoding metallophosphoesterase encodes MARVAWLTDLHLNFLSGDAVDKFLARVAATRADAFIISGDIAESQNVTEYLEWIASRLAGPVYFVLGNHDFYNGSIAQVREKVTELCRHEPQLVWLNTADQIELSPHVGLVGHDGWADARLGDYERSLVMMNDYRLIAEFASMSKEARWPLLKAEADAAADHIRRVLPAALAKFPRVVLATHVPPFRDACWHDGEISDDEWLPHFTSKAMGDALIEIMHKHPTRELTVLCGHTHGRGEARPAPNILVLTGGAEYGSPAIERVFDFS; translated from the coding sequence ATGGCACGCGTCGCCTGGCTTACCGATCTGCACTTGAATTTCCTGTCGGGCGACGCCGTCGACAAGTTTTTGGCGCGCGTCGCCGCCACGCGCGCCGATGCGTTCATCATCAGCGGTGATATTGCCGAATCGCAAAATGTCACAGAGTATCTGGAATGGATCGCCAGCCGGCTCGCCGGGCCCGTCTATTTCGTGCTGGGAAATCACGACTTCTACAACGGCTCGATCGCACAGGTTCGAGAAAAAGTTACCGAGCTCTGCCGGCATGAGCCGCAGCTCGTATGGCTGAACACGGCCGATCAGATCGAACTGTCGCCGCACGTGGGCCTGGTCGGGCACGACGGTTGGGCCGATGCGCGGCTGGGGGATTACGAGCGGTCGCTCGTCATGATGAACGACTATCGGCTGATCGCGGAGTTTGCCTCCATGAGCAAGGAGGCGCGCTGGCCGCTCTTGAAGGCCGAGGCCGACGCAGCGGCTGACCACATTCGTCGCGTGCTGCCGGCCGCGCTCGCAAAATTTCCGCGCGTCGTTCTGGCCACGCACGTGCCGCCGTTTCGCGACGCCTGCTGGCACGACGGCGAAATCTCGGACGACGAGTGGCTGCCGCATTTCACTTCGAAGGCCATGGGCGACGCACTGATCGAGATCATGCACAAACACCCGACCCGGGAGCTGACCGTGCTTTGCGGCCATACTCACGGCCGCGGTGAAGCACGCCCCGCCCCGAATATCCTCGTGTTGACCGGCGGCGCGGAGTACGGTTCGCCGGCGATCGAACGCGTTTTTGATTTCTCATAG
- a CDS encoding universal stress protein produces the protein MKVLVGVDGSAGGFAAVRLAGRVIDPARDQIALYYTPPQIHSRDAGPEICERARTALAEAIFAEARADLPDGLADGAETILGTQNPREGLLAAAEESRAGLIVVGARGAGRIEKLVLGSVSGSLVRQAHVPVLVVRPSEASPAQAPLRVLLAFDGSPDGHRAVRFAASLHWPTDTSVVAAGVIESLLAGAVPTWLEEKARSADAEAMAQAWVREHEADREHKNEELHQLCQALPGVFASAKCLVAEGHPAEQILRLITAERINIVVVGAHGMGAAERLLIGSTAEKVLSMAPCSVLVVRS, from the coding sequence ATGAAAGTCTTGGTGGGGGTCGACGGGTCGGCGGGGGGCTTTGCCGCCGTGCGCCTGGCGGGACGCGTCATCGATCCGGCGCGCGATCAGATTGCGCTCTACTACACGCCGCCACAAATACACTCCCGCGATGCGGGGCCGGAAATCTGCGAGCGGGCAAGGACGGCCCTGGCCGAGGCGATTTTTGCCGAGGCACGCGCCGACCTTCCCGATGGCCTGGCGGACGGTGCCGAGACGATCTTGGGCACGCAAAATCCTCGCGAAGGACTATTGGCCGCGGCCGAAGAGTCGCGCGCCGGATTGATCGTTGTCGGCGCCCGCGGAGCTGGCCGCATTGAAAAGCTGGTACTCGGGAGCGTCTCGGGATCCTTGGTGCGCCAGGCACATGTTCCGGTGCTGGTGGTGCGTCCCTCCGAAGCCAGCCCCGCTCAGGCACCTTTACGCGTGCTGTTGGCGTTCGACGGTTCGCCCGACGGACACCGGGCGGTGCGTTTTGCGGCGAGCTTGCACTGGCCCACGGACACTTCCGTCGTCGCCGCTGGCGTGATCGAGTCGCTCTTGGCCGGCGCGGTGCCGACGTGGTTGGAAGAAAAAGCCCGCTCGGCCGATGCCGAGGCCATGGCGCAGGCCTGGGTGCGCGAACACGAGGCCGATCGCGAGCATAAGAATGAGGAGCTGCACCAGCTTTGCCAGGCGTTGCCTGGTGTCTTTGCCTCGGCAAAATGCCTGGTTGCCGAGGGGCATCCGGCGGAACAGATCTTGCGGCTCATCACCGCCGAGCGCATTAACATCGTCGTCGTGGGCGCTCATGGCATGGGAGCCGCCGAGCGGCTGTTGATCGGCAGCACCGCCGAAAAGGTGCTGTCGATGGCTCCCTGCTCGGTGCTGGTCGTGCGCTCCTAG
- a CDS encoding VIT1/CCC1 transporter family protein: MSFLQRDTAPLDAEHTPAAIHRRLRAATEHSYLRDFVLGAMDGTVTTFAVVAGVAGAGLPRGVAIILGMANLLADGFSMAAGNYLSTKTDRELVDRARRIEEMHVDQVPDGEREEVRQIFAAKGFEGPILDEVVNVITTDRRRWVDTMLTEELGLRLESPSALRAAASTFAAFVTVGLIPLLPFLLGISGDGRIVFAVSAAATAVAFFGVGIARGLVLHQSVVRAGFETLGIGGVTAALSYAVGLALQSLGAP; this comes from the coding sequence ATGAGTTTTCTGCAGCGTGATACGGCTCCGCTCGACGCTGAACATACGCCCGCCGCCATTCACCGCCGTCTGCGCGCCGCGACCGAGCACAGCTACCTGCGCGATTTCGTTCTCGGCGCCATGGACGGCACGGTGACGACGTTTGCCGTCGTCGCCGGCGTGGCCGGCGCCGGCTTGCCCCGGGGCGTCGCCATCATCCTCGGCATGGCCAACCTGCTGGCCGATGGCTTCAGCATGGCCGCCGGAAACTACCTGAGCACCAAGACCGATCGCGAGCTGGTCGATCGCGCGCGCCGCATCGAAGAGATGCACGTCGACCAGGTGCCTGACGGAGAGCGCGAAGAAGTGCGGCAGATCTTCGCCGCCAAAGGTTTTGAAGGCCCCATCCTCGACGAGGTCGTCAACGTCATCACCACGGATCGGCGCCGCTGGGTCGATACGATGCTCACCGAGGAACTGGGGCTGCGGTTGGAATCTCCCAGCGCCCTGCGCGCGGCCGCCTCGACCTTCGCCGCGTTCGTGACTGTCGGACTGATCCCTTTGTTACCCTTTCTCCTGGGAATCTCCGGTGACGGGCGGATTGTATTCGCCGTAAGCGCCGCGGCCACGGCCGTGGCCTTCTTTGGCGTGGGAATCGCACGCGGACTGGTTTTACACCAATCGGTGGTCCGTGCCGGTTTCGAGACCCTGGGCATCGGCGGCGTTACGGCCGCCTTGAGTTATGCTGTAGGACTGGCGCTGCAAAGCCTCGGCGCGCCCTGA
- a CDS encoding PQQ-dependent sugar dehydrogenase yields MSPLLLPFVASRARVAATAPISSVRITALAATILVAATTAQAQTVIRVASGLDNPLFATFAPGDTSREFIVEQGSNGTADIKILNLADNTINPTPFLTLSGIATGGEQGLLGLAFDPNYATNGRFYVDYTAPGGAFNAGVTHITRYQVSSNANVANAASATDVLTIDQPQTNHNGGWIGFSNRPGDSGNLYIAMGDGGNANDQGTGHIEPTGNAQDTNSLLGKMLRINVDTPGPAQHPNYSIPSNNPFANGVGGAPEVFLYGLRNPFRDSFDTATGNLMIGDVGQGAREEIDVQKATNPGGGENYSWRLREGTIATPGVGGPAPPGAVNPILDYPHTPTAQEPIGGQAVIGGYIYHGAGVPSLDGKYIFGDLLGPISSSNPNDLGRIFSLDYNGTTASNFTDITSQLFAGTSLSLSSPHSFGVDGFGEMYIVDGNGSLYRIVQSAAAGDANHDAIVNSQDIALISASWLATGSNLPGDTNHDGIVNSQDIALVSSNWLAVSGEGGAAAVPEPTGLELALIALVGCALTAFQCQGRFS; encoded by the coding sequence ATGTCCCCCCTTCTCCTGCCATTTGTCGCATCGCGCGCGCGTGTCGCCGCGACTGCCCCGATTTCGTCGGTACGAATCACCGCGCTTGCGGCGACCATTCTGGTCGCCGCGACGACGGCGCAGGCTCAGACCGTCATCCGCGTGGCCAGCGGTCTTGATAACCCGCTCTTCGCCACCTTCGCCCCCGGCGACACCAGCCGCGAGTTCATCGTCGAGCAGGGGAGCAATGGCACGGCCGACATCAAGATCCTGAATCTCGCCGACAATACGATCAATCCGACGCCATTTTTGACGCTCTCCGGCATCGCCACCGGCGGCGAGCAAGGGCTCTTGGGCCTGGCCTTCGATCCCAACTACGCCACCAACGGCCGCTTTTACGTCGACTACACGGCGCCGGGCGGGGCGTTCAACGCCGGCGTGACGCACATCACGCGCTACCAGGTTTCGTCGAACGCCAACGTTGCCAATGCGGCTAGCGCGACCGACGTGCTGACGATCGACCAGCCGCAGACGAATCACAATGGCGGCTGGATCGGCTTCAGCAATCGGCCCGGTGATTCAGGGAATCTGTACATCGCGATGGGCGACGGCGGCAACGCCAACGATCAAGGGACGGGTCACATCGAGCCGACGGGTAACGCCCAAGATACGAACTCGCTATTGGGCAAGATGCTGCGCATCAACGTCGACACGCCCGGCCCGGCGCAGCACCCGAACTACTCCATCCCGTCGAACAACCCCTTTGCCAATGGCGTCGGTGGCGCGCCCGAGGTGTTTCTGTACGGCCTCCGCAATCCCTTTCGCGATAGCTTCGACACGGCCACCGGCAACTTGATGATCGGCGACGTGGGCCAGGGCGCGCGGGAGGAGATCGACGTCCAGAAAGCAACCAATCCTGGCGGTGGTGAAAACTACAGTTGGCGTTTGCGCGAAGGAACGATCGCCACGCCCGGCGTCGGTGGGCCAGCTCCGCCGGGTGCGGTGAACCCGATCCTCGACTATCCGCACACCCCCACGGCACAAGAGCCGATCGGCGGGCAAGCCGTGATCGGCGGTTACATCTATCACGGCGCGGGCGTGCCGAGCCTCGACGGTAAGTACATTTTCGGCGATTTGCTGGGGCCGATCAGCAGCTCGAACCCCAACGACCTGGGCCGCATCTTCTCGCTCGACTACAACGGCACGACCGCGTCGAACTTCACAGACATCACCAGCCAGTTGTTCGCGGGAACATCCTTATCGCTTTCGAGCCCGCACTCTTTTGGCGTCGATGGCTTCGGCGAGATGTATATCGTCGACGGCAACGGCTCGTTGTATCGCATCGTGCAATCGGCGGCGGCAGGCGACGCCAATCACGACGCCATCGTCAACAGCCAGGACATCGCGCTCATCTCGGCGTCATGGCTGGCGACGGGCAGCAATCTGCCAGGCGATACGAATCACGACGGTATCGTCAATTCGCAGGACATCGCGCTGGTCTCGTCCAACTGGCTGGCCGTCTCGGGCGAAGGGGGTGCCGCCGCGGTGCCCGAGCCGACGGGGCTGGAGCTCGCACTCATCGCGCTCGTGGGTTGTGCTTTAACGGCATTTCAATGCCAAGGAAGGTTCTCGTAG
- the epmB gene encoding EF-P beta-lysylation protein EpmB, which translates to MQTDPVRPTFPPVEPCWRRELRQAVRDPAELCRLLALPQEFAERAIAAAGGFPLFVPRGFLARIRPGDPIDPLLRQVLPVAEEFATVAGYSADPVNDAAAKRSPGLLQKYAGRALLITTGTCAVHCRYCFRRHYPYAEAPKSLAAWEPALAEIGADTSLHEVLLSGGDPLVLVDDFLAQLARRLAGIAHLRRLRIHTRLPVVIPERVCDELLGWLTGSRLTPIVVVHANHAAELDESVSRALGRLVDAGIVVLNQAVLLRGVNDSADALSALCERLVDLRVIPYYLHQLDPVAGAAHFEVPEHEGRALIAELAARLPGYAVPRYVREVPGGTSKTMIA; encoded by the coding sequence ATCCAGACCGATCCTGTCCGCCCCACCTTCCCCCCGGTCGAGCCGTGCTGGCGGCGCGAATTGCGGCAGGCGGTGCGCGATCCCGCGGAGCTCTGCCGACTGCTGGCGCTGCCGCAGGAGTTTGCCGAACGGGCCATTGCGGCAGCGGGCGGTTTCCCGCTCTTCGTGCCGCGCGGCTTCCTGGCCCGAATCCGTCCCGGCGACCCGATCGATCCCCTGCTGCGGCAAGTCCTCCCGGTCGCCGAAGAGTTCGCCACCGTCGCCGGCTACTCAGCCGACCCGGTCAATGATGCCGCCGCCAAGCGGTCGCCCGGGCTGTTGCAAAAATACGCGGGCCGGGCGCTATTGATCACGACCGGCACCTGCGCCGTCCATTGCCGCTACTGCTTCCGACGGCACTACCCGTACGCCGAGGCACCGAAGTCGCTTGCCGCCTGGGAGCCGGCGCTCGCCGAAATCGGGGCTGACACGTCACTGCACGAGGTGCTGCTCTCGGGCGGTGACCCGCTGGTGCTGGTCGACGATTTTCTTGCGCAGCTCGCCAGGCGCTTGGCCGGTATCGCACACCTGCGCCGCTTGCGGATCCACACGCGGCTGCCGGTTGTCATACCCGAGCGCGTGTGCGACGAGCTCCTCGGCTGGCTGACCGGTAGCCGGCTCACGCCGATCGTGGTCGTGCATGCCAACCACGCGGCCGAACTCGACGAAAGCGTGTCCCGTGCGCTTGGCCGATTGGTCGATGCGGGGATCGTCGTCTTGAATCAGGCCGTGCTCTTGCGTGGCGTCAACGATTCGGCCGACGCGCTATCGGCCCTCTGCGAGCGACTCGTCGACTTGCGCGTGATACCTTATTACCTGCATCAGCTCGATCCGGTGGCCGGGGCCGCGCACTTCGAGGTGCCGGAGCACGAGGGGCGGGCACTGATTGCCGAGTTAGCCGCGCGGCTGCCCGGCTATGCCGTGCCGCGTTATGTTCGCGAAGTACCGGGGGGTACGAGCAAGACAATGATTGCCTGA
- a CDS encoding response regulator — protein sequence MPTEPADKADKTAAKRILIVDDDAEIVESIRLALEARGYKILVARDGNQGLAMAEREDPDLLILDMMMPKRSGFLVLEKLRRTRPVPMRVIMITANEGSRHKAYAEMLGVDDYIRKPFAMDRLMESVEKLLA from the coding sequence ATGCCCACCGAACCAGCGGACAAAGCGGATAAGACAGCCGCCAAGCGGATTCTGATCGTCGATGACGACGCCGAAATCGTGGAATCAATCCGCCTGGCGCTCGAAGCGCGGGGGTACAAGATCCTCGTCGCGCGCGACGGCAACCAGGGCCTGGCCATGGCCGAGCGCGAGGATCCGGACTTGTTGATCCTCGATATGATGATGCCGAAGCGCAGCGGGTTTCTGGTTTTGGAGAAGCTACGCCGCACACGGCCCGTCCCGATGCGCGTGATCATGATCACGGCCAACGAGGGAAGCCGTCACAAGGCGTACGCCGAGATGCTGGGCGTCGACGACTATATCCGCAAGCCGTTCGCCATGGACCGGCTGATGGAAAGCGTCGAAAAGCTGCTGGCGTGA
- the efp gene encoding elongation factor P: MASYSTSDFKKGLKVQIDGDPYIMVECNFVKPGKGNALYKCRMKNLIRNTMLDRTYKGGDSLEAADVTEIDAQYLYRQGENFVFMENTTYEQYELTADQVDDAWKWIKEGMVCRMVLFNDSPISVTPPNHVVLKVEYAEPAVRGNTATNLTKPVKLETGAEILVPAFVEQDSFIKIDTRTGEYLERAKE, from the coding sequence GTGGCCAGTTACTCCACCAGCGATTTCAAGAAGGGATTGAAGGTCCAGATCGATGGCGATCCCTACATCATGGTCGAATGCAACTTCGTGAAGCCGGGCAAGGGGAACGCCCTGTACAAGTGCCGGATGAAGAACCTGATCCGCAACACCATGTTGGATCGGACGTACAAAGGGGGCGACTCGCTCGAAGCCGCCGACGTCACGGAGATCGACGCCCAGTACCTGTACCGCCAGGGCGAGAATTTCGTGTTCATGGAGAATACCACCTACGAGCAGTACGAGCTCACGGCCGATCAGGTCGACGATGCCTGGAAGTGGATCAAGGAGGGGATGGTCTGCCGCATGGTGTTGTTCAATGACAGCCCCATCAGCGTCACGCCCCCCAACCACGTCGTCCTGAAGGTGGAATACGCCGAGCCGGCCGTGCGCGGCAATACGGCCACGAACCTGACCAAGCCGGTCAAGCTGGAGACGGGCGCCGAAATCCTGGTCCCGGCCTTCGTCGAGCAGGATTCGTTCATCAAGATCGACACCCGCACCGGCGAGTACCTGGAACGCGCCAAGGAATGA
- a CDS encoding neutral/alkaline non-lysosomal ceramidase N-terminal domain-containing protein, which translates to MHARSLVLFAIFALAMTPHTLARAAESAGWKAGVAKIVITPERPMWMSGYSSRDHAAEGKLHDLWAKALVLEDAAGQRAVLVTLDLVGIDRLLSLSVRDALEKNYGLTKRQIAINCSHTHTGPVVSHNLRTMYSLDEQQSRLVDEYTAALEKKIIALVGEAIQNLAPAAISWGGGETSFAVNRRNNPEPDVPALIAEGKLKGPVDHQVPVLAVNDAGGKLKTVVFGYACHATALSFYQWTGDWPGFAMIDLEKEHLGTVAMFWAGCGADQNPLPRRTVELAEKYGHEMATAVDQVLAGEMTPIAGKLSESYAEIDLSFATLPTREELTAQAASNDKYQAARAKMLLAQIAAGKPLSPTYPYPVQVWRLGNGPVFVTLGGEVVVDYALRLEQEYPNERMWVAGYTNDVMAYIPSRRVLTEGGYEGAGAMVYYGLPTAWAPDVEEKIIREVHQQIGKP; encoded by the coding sequence ATGCACGCACGCTCGCTCGTCTTGTTTGCGATCTTTGCCCTCGCCATGACGCCGCACACACTCGCTCGTGCCGCCGAGTCGGCAGGTTGGAAGGCGGGCGTCGCCAAAATTGTCATCACGCCCGAACGCCCCATGTGGATGAGCGGTTATTCCAGCCGCGACCATGCCGCCGAAGGAAAACTGCACGACCTGTGGGCCAAGGCCCTCGTACTCGAAGACGCCGCGGGCCAACGCGCGGTGCTCGTGACGCTCGACCTGGTGGGCATCGACCGCCTGTTGTCGCTGTCCGTGCGCGACGCTCTGGAAAAGAACTACGGCCTGACCAAGCGGCAAATCGCGATCAACTGCTCGCACACGCACACCGGTCCGGTCGTGAGCCACAACTTGCGCACGATGTACTCGCTCGACGAGCAGCAATCGCGCCTGGTCGACGAGTACACCGCCGCGCTCGAAAAGAAGATCATCGCCTTGGTGGGCGAAGCGATTCAGAACCTCGCACCTGCCGCGATTTCCTGGGGAGGCGGCGAAACCAGTTTTGCCGTCAATCGCCGCAATAATCCCGAACCGGACGTGCCCGCCCTAATCGCCGAGGGAAAACTCAAAGGTCCGGTCGATCACCAGGTGCCGGTTTTGGCCGTCAACGATGCGGGCGGAAAACTGAAGACGGTCGTTTTCGGCTACGCCTGCCACGCCACGGCCTTATCGTTCTACCAATGGACGGGCGACTGGCCCGGCTTCGCTATGATCGACCTGGAAAAAGAACATCTCGGCACGGTGGCCATGTTCTGGGCCGGCTGCGGCGCCGATCAGAATCCACTGCCCCGGCGTACGGTCGAGCTGGCCGAAAAGTATGGCCACGAAATGGCGACGGCCGTCGACCAGGTGCTGGCAGGCGAGATGACGCCGATCGCCGGCAAGCTTTCGGAAAGCTATGCCGAGATCGATCTATCGTTTGCCACCTTGCCCACGCGCGAAGAGTTGACCGCACAGGCCGCCTCGAATGACAAGTACCAGGCCGCCCGGGCCAAGATGCTGCTTGCGCAGATTGCCGCAGGAAAACCTCTGAGCCCAACGTATCCGTATCCTGTCCAGGTGTGGCGGCTGGGCAATGGACCGGTGTTTGTCACGCTGGGCGGCGAAGTCGTGGTCGATTACGCACTGCGTCTGGAACAGGAATACCCCAACGAGCGGATGTGGGTCGCCGGCTACACGAACGATGTGATGGCCTACATTCCCTCGCGGCGCGTGCTGACCGAAGGGGGCTACGAAGGCGCGGGCGCCATGGTCTATTACGGACTCCCCACGGCGTGGGCGCCCGACGTCGAGGAAAAGATCATCCGCGAAGTCCACCAGCAGATCGGCAAGCCCTGA
- the epmA gene encoding EF-P lysine aminoacylase EpmA, with protein sequence MTGDRDNWRPTASWEMLRRRAALLAQLRTFFARHGFLEVETPLLSADTVVDRHLDPFGVPISGPPAATNPQYWLQTSPEFAMKRLMAAGGEAIYQVTRAFRRDEQGQRHNPEFTIVEWYRVGDSLDAGMQFLSELCQEMLGTPPAVQLTYQAAFQQHVGIDPHTATNEEIVEAARHHGVSAPESLGTADRDAWLDLLLVTLIEPHLGKVAPTILHDYPPSQAALAIVRPGPPPVAERFELYVRGIELANGYHELLDPHALGARNRENNRARVADGKRPLPEESRLLAAMETGLPACCGVALGFDRVVMLATGASSIDEVIAFPFDRA encoded by the coding sequence ATGACTGGCGACCGCGACAACTGGCGACCTACGGCGAGTTGGGAGATGCTGCGCCGTCGTGCGGCGCTACTAGCCCAGTTGCGCACATTCTTCGCGCGCCATGGTTTTCTCGAAGTGGAGACGCCGCTGTTGTCGGCCGACACGGTCGTCGATCGGCATCTCGACCCGTTTGGAGTTCCCATCTCGGGTCCGCCGGCAGCCACGAATCCGCAGTATTGGCTGCAAACCTCCCCCGAGTTCGCCATGAAGCGCCTGATGGCTGCGGGCGGCGAGGCGATTTATCAGGTGACGCGCGCCTTTCGCCGGGATGAGCAAGGCCAGCGGCACAACCCAGAATTCACGATCGTCGAATGGTATCGAGTCGGCGACTCGCTCGACGCCGGCATGCAGTTTCTTTCCGAGCTGTGCCAGGAAATGCTCGGCACGCCGCCGGCAGTGCAATTGACCTATCAAGCGGCGTTCCAACAGCACGTCGGCATCGATCCACACACGGCGACGAACGAAGAGATTGTAGAAGCCGCGCGGCACCACGGTGTCTCGGCGCCAGAAAGCCTGGGCACAGCCGATCGCGATGCCTGGCTCGACTTGCTCTTGGTCACGCTCATCGAACCGCATTTGGGCAAAGTGGCGCCGACGATCTTGCACGATTATCCGCCGTCGCAAGCGGCGCTGGCGATTGTGCGGCCCGGCCCGCCGCCGGTGGCCGAACGCTTCGAGCTATACGTGCGAGGGATCGAGCTGGCCAACGGCTATCACGAATTGCTCGATCCGCACGCGCTCGGCGCGCGAAATCGCGAAAACAACCGGGCGCGGGTCGCCGATGGAAAACGGCCCCTGCCCGAGGAGAGCCGCCTCTTGGCGGCCATGGAGACCGGTCTGCCAGCCTGTTGCGGCGTGGCGCTGGGCTTCGACCGGGTCGTGATGCTCGCCACGGGCGCGAGCTCGATCGACGAGGTGATTGCTTTCCCCTTCGATCGAGCGTGA